The proteins below are encoded in one region of Knoellia sp. S7-12:
- a CDS encoding precorrin-2 C(20)-methyltransferase yields the protein MSGTTSGAASPGHLYGVGVGPGDPGLITLRAAALIATADVVAYHRAAHRESTARTIAADHLRDGVIEEALVYPVTTGTTDHPGGYYGALADFYDECAERFRAHLAAGRSIVCLAEGDPLFYGSFMYVHDLLRNEFPTEVVPGITAMASATAAVGSGLSRHEDTVTVLPGTLPVPELARRLADTDAAVIMKLGRTFEGVREALHQAGLLDRAVYVEHASRSGQRVIPVRDVDPSTVPYMSIVIVPGEDLRADAAGRATAGGIREFAAATAEPEVGTVHVVGLGPGPDKWLSPEASELLGRVQHVIGYAPYVARVPQRPGLTRHASGNTVEVDRGRHALDLALKGDDVAVVSGGDAGVFGMAAAVFEASEAALADDDRYAHVPVHVVPGITAAHAASALAGALLGADHALISLSDRLKPWDVLLNRLTSAVRSDLAVALYNPRSRTRPHQLGEALDAVRQVAPPERVVVVARNVGRDGEDLTVTTLGELDPESVDMSCLVVIGASSTKVTPTGRVWTPRWVD from the coding sequence ATGAGCGGGACCACGTCAGGCGCCGCGAGTCCCGGCCACCTCTACGGCGTTGGTGTCGGTCCCGGCGACCCCGGCCTGATCACCCTGCGCGCTGCCGCCCTCATCGCCACCGCGGACGTCGTCGCCTATCACCGTGCTGCCCACCGGGAGTCGACCGCTCGCACGATCGCGGCCGATCACCTCCGCGACGGTGTCATCGAGGAAGCCCTCGTCTATCCCGTGACGACAGGGACCACCGACCACCCGGGCGGCTACTACGGCGCCCTCGCCGACTTCTATGACGAGTGCGCCGAGCGATTCCGGGCGCACTTGGCCGCTGGACGCAGCATCGTCTGCCTCGCCGAGGGGGACCCGCTCTTCTACGGGTCGTTCATGTATGTCCATGACCTTCTGCGCAACGAGTTCCCCACCGAGGTCGTCCCCGGGATCACTGCAATGGCCTCGGCCACGGCGGCCGTCGGCTCCGGCTTGTCGCGACATGAGGACACGGTCACCGTGCTGCCGGGCACTCTCCCAGTGCCCGAGCTGGCCCGCCGCCTCGCCGACACCGATGCGGCCGTGATCATGAAGCTTGGCCGCACCTTCGAGGGGGTGCGCGAAGCGCTCCACCAAGCCGGACTCCTCGACCGCGCCGTCTATGTCGAGCACGCCAGCCGGTCCGGTCAGCGGGTCATCCCGGTGCGCGACGTCGATCCGTCGACGGTGCCCTACATGTCGATCGTCATCGTGCCGGGTGAGGACCTGCGAGCCGACGCTGCCGGACGAGCCACAGCGGGCGGCATACGTGAATTTGCCGCTGCCACAGCAGAACCCGAAGTCGGAACGGTCCATGTCGTCGGCCTTGGACCCGGTCCGGACAAGTGGCTCAGCCCCGAGGCGAGCGAGCTCCTCGGGCGCGTGCAGCACGTGATCGGCTACGCGCCCTACGTCGCTCGAGTGCCCCAACGCCCTGGACTGACCCGTCACGCCAGTGGCAACACCGTGGAGGTCGATCGTGGGCGTCACGCTCTGGACCTCGCCCTCAAGGGCGACGACGTCGCCGTGGTCTCGGGTGGGGATGCCGGTGTCTTCGGGATGGCCGCAGCTGTCTTCGAAGCGAGTGAGGCTGCCCTGGCGGACGATGACCGCTATGCGCACGTGCCGGTCCACGTCGTCCCCGGCATCACCGCCGCCCATGCGGCGAGCGCTCTGGCAGGCGCACTCCTCGGCGCCGACCACGCCCTGATCTCGCTCTCGGACCGGCTCAAGCCGTGGGACGTCCTCCTCAACCGCCTCACCTCAGCGGTGCGGTCCGACCTTGCCGTCGCGCTCTACAACCCTCGCTCACGCACCCGCCCGCACCAGCTCGGCGAGGCCCTCGACGCGGTGCGTCAGGTGGCCCCACCCGAGCGCGTCGTCGTCGTCGCCCGCAATGTCGGTCGGGACGGTGAGGACCTCACGGTGACGACTCTCGGCGAGCTCGACCCAGAGTCGGTCGACATGAGCTGCCTCGTCGTCATCGGCGCCTCAAGCACCAAGGTCACACCGACGGGCCGGGTGTGGACCCCTCGCTGGGTCGATTGA